In the genome of Photobacterium sp. TY1-4, one region contains:
- the ribA gene encoding GTP cyclohydrolase II, whose amino-acid sequence MVNVRARVPFKVGLQSNIAAELLSFNGLESGKEHVALIFQEADKRSVPPLVRMHSECLTGDVFHSSRCDCGEQLDETIQKMGAEGGVLLYLRQEGRGIGLYNKIDAYELQSQGMNTYEANNHLGFGDDLRDFSEAAFMLKALGISTIRLVTNNPKKIKELEDNGIEIAEVVGTKAHVKEGNEQYLRTKASHGKHRFNFD is encoded by the coding sequence ATGGTGAATGTTAGGGCACGTGTGCCTTTTAAAGTGGGCTTGCAGAGTAACATCGCGGCCGAACTGCTTTCTTTCAACGGCCTTGAATCAGGGAAAGAGCATGTTGCCCTGATTTTTCAGGAAGCGGACAAACGCTCTGTCCCGCCTTTGGTTCGGATGCACTCAGAGTGCCTGACTGGAGATGTGTTTCACTCTTCACGGTGTGACTGTGGTGAGCAGTTGGATGAAACGATCCAAAAAATGGGTGCAGAGGGTGGTGTACTTCTGTACTTGCGTCAGGAAGGACGCGGGATTGGCCTCTATAACAAGATTGATGCCTATGAGTTGCAAAGCCAGGGCATGAACACCTATGAAGCCAACAACCATTTGGGGTTTGGTGACGATCTGCGGGATTTCAGTGAAGCGGCGTTTATGCTGAAAGCACTGGGGATCTCAACCATCCGTTTGGTGACCAACAACCCGAAAAAAATCAAAGAACTGGAAGATAACGGGATTGAGATTGCTGAAGTTGTCGGGACCAAGGCGCATGTTAAAGAGGGCAACGAGCAGTACCTGCGGACGAAAGCCAGCCACGGCAAGCACCGGTTCAATTTCGATTAA
- a CDS encoding HI1450 family dsDNA-mimic protein — MDTSNLIDYDDVIDAAYDIFLEMAADSLEPADVILFTAQFEDRGAAELVETKDDWAEHVGFDVDKDVFAEVRIGLVNEENDELDDVFARMLVSRDPDNKFCHILWKRD, encoded by the coding sequence ATGGATACATCAAACCTGATCGACTATGACGATGTCATTGACGCGGCTTACGATATTTTTCTTGAGATGGCTGCCGACAGCCTGGAACCGGCGGACGTGATCCTGTTCACCGCGCAGTTTGAAGACCGCGGTGCTGCTGAGCTGGTTGAAACCAAAGACGACTGGGCCGAACATGTCGGGTTTGATGTCGATAAAGACGTGTTTGCCGAAGTGCGTATCGGGCTGGTGAACGAAGAAAATGACGAGCTGGATGATGTCTTCGCCCGCATGCTGGTCAGCCGCGACCCGGACAACAAGTTCTGCCACATTCTGTGGAAGCGCGACTAA
- a CDS encoding patatin family protein, whose translation MNHLPFSLSDLDLQRVNSFSTKLSGTRNRKIALVVQGGGQRGIFTAGVFDAFLEAGFDPFELYIGTSAGALNLSSFISRQQKFGYHFIVDYTTENEFFNLYKYLSKQKPMNLDWAMQQVAEQGPLQLDLATARQVLRHRTALACATRKDTLEDIYLPMFQDDWQEVLRASCAIPVLYNLPVSLRELEWVDGGVSAAVPVKEAWHRGADLVVVVRTEPLQRPKGEETGAFNDWREKIEAVLPEYIDKLSLNQSLDKVKAIRTDLTQRFEQWKLWHDKPVKWHDKPVEADDASFPESRVALPPMEIEAELEVEAVVPEPVVGVEKSSQWRLLSADNIERFLAITGKGKSTEIIEMLNRYYRTYEDLNQFLLEPPDGLKVIQIAPERALRSRALLSDKDDLEVDYREGRLVGRQFLEHFAELLNAQTTLFR comes from the coding sequence ATGAATCATCTGCCATTTAGTTTAAGCGATCTTGATTTACAGCGTGTTAACAGTTTCTCGACGAAACTCAGTGGCACCCGTAACCGGAAAATTGCCTTGGTGGTCCAGGGCGGTGGACAGCGGGGCATTTTTACTGCGGGTGTCTTTGACGCATTTCTTGAAGCCGGGTTCGACCCCTTTGAACTCTATATCGGTACTTCAGCCGGCGCCTTGAATCTCTCCTCTTTTATTAGTCGGCAACAGAAGTTTGGCTACCATTTCATCGTTGACTACACCACTGAAAACGAATTCTTCAATCTTTATAAATATCTGAGCAAGCAAAAACCCATGAATTTGGACTGGGCGATGCAACAGGTGGCAGAGCAAGGACCGTTGCAGTTGGATCTAGCAACCGCCCGACAGGTCTTGCGCCATCGTACGGCGCTGGCGTGTGCAACCCGCAAAGATACGCTGGAAGATATTTATCTGCCGATGTTCCAGGATGACTGGCAGGAAGTGCTGCGGGCTTCCTGTGCGATTCCGGTGCTGTATAACCTGCCGGTCAGTTTACGTGAACTGGAGTGGGTGGATGGTGGTGTCAGCGCTGCAGTGCCGGTGAAAGAAGCCTGGCACCGGGGGGCGGATTTAGTGGTTGTTGTCCGGACCGAGCCGTTACAGCGTCCGAAAGGTGAAGAAACCGGTGCATTCAACGACTGGCGGGAGAAAATTGAAGCCGTCCTGCCGGAATATATCGATAAGCTGAGCCTGAACCAGTCGTTGGACAAGGTTAAAGCGATCCGTACCGATCTGACGCAGCGATTTGAGCAATGGAAACTGTGGCACGACAAGCCGGTAAAGTGGCACGACAAGCCGGTGGAGGCTGATGACGCGTCGTTTCCGGAAAGCCGTGTCGCGCTCCCGCCGATGGAAATTGAGGCTGAACTCGAGGTCGAAGCCGTGGTGCCTGAACCCGTAGTCGGGGTTGAGAAGAGCAGTCAGTGGCGGTTGCTGTCGGCAGATAACATTGAGCGCTTTCTGGCCATCACCGGAAAGGGAAAAAGTACCGAAATTATCGAAATGCTGAACCGTTATTATCGCACTTATGAAGATCTGAACCAGTTCTTACTTGAGCCGCCGGACGGACTGAAAGTGATCCAAATCGCCCCGGAGCGGGCGTTGCGCAGTCGGGCGCTGCTCAGCGACAAGGATGATCTCGAAGTCGACTACCGCGAAGGCCGGCTCGTCGGGCGGCAGTTCCTGGAACACTTCGCCGAGCTGCTCAACGCGCAAACCACCCTGTTCCGCTAG
- a CDS encoding alpha/beta hydrolase, with amino-acid sequence MQSAYVVDGMLCRAHQFQLPLDYAQPEGETISVFAREVVAKDKQDQDLPWLVYLQGGPGFPSPRPEANAGWLKRALQQYRVLLLDQRGTGNSQVVSAQTLAGQSVDAQVAYLSQFRADNIVRDAEAIRVQLGIAQWSLLGQSFGGFCILTYLSAYPGSLSRAYITGGIPPLTRHADDVYRATYQRVLDKNAAFFAQFPEAQVLCCQIADHLLQYDVRLPNGQRFTVEQFQLIGINLGRSGGGLALYHLLEQAFVDVDGQPTLSYSFLNAMLAEQSYQTNPIYAILHESIYCQHSASSWSAHRVRDEYPQCTYTSGQPFCFTGEMVYPWMFDQLDTLKPLKAAAEILAEKSDWPQLYDPTQLANNPVPVAAAVYVEDMYVEFDYSCDTLRQLANAKAWMTNEYEHNGLRADGERILDQLIWLADEQEAIIAQRP; translated from the coding sequence GTGCAGTCAGCTTATGTTGTCGATGGGATGTTGTGCCGCGCACACCAGTTCCAACTGCCTCTGGACTATGCGCAACCTGAAGGGGAGACCATCTCGGTTTTCGCTCGTGAAGTCGTTGCCAAAGACAAACAAGATCAGGATCTGCCCTGGTTGGTGTATCTACAGGGGGGACCGGGATTTCCGTCGCCACGTCCTGAGGCCAACGCGGGGTGGTTAAAGCGTGCATTGCAACAATATCGCGTGCTGCTTCTGGATCAGCGGGGAACCGGCAATAGCCAGGTGGTGAGTGCTCAGACTCTGGCCGGTCAATCTGTAGATGCGCAGGTTGCGTATCTGAGCCAGTTCCGGGCGGACAATATCGTCCGTGATGCTGAGGCGATTCGTGTTCAGCTTGGCATCGCGCAATGGTCGCTGTTAGGCCAGAGCTTCGGCGGCTTTTGCATTCTCACTTATTTGTCCGCGTATCCGGGCAGTTTGAGTCGCGCCTATATTACTGGCGGGATCCCGCCGCTGACCCGACACGCAGATGATGTGTATCGGGCGACTTACCAGCGGGTGCTGGATAAGAATGCGGCGTTTTTTGCCCAGTTCCCTGAGGCGCAGGTGCTGTGTTGCCAGATTGCCGATCACTTATTGCAATACGATGTCCGGTTGCCGAACGGTCAGCGCTTTACCGTGGAGCAATTTCAGTTGATCGGGATTAACCTGGGCCGCAGCGGTGGCGGGCTTGCTTTGTACCATCTGCTGGAACAAGCTTTTGTCGACGTCGATGGTCAGCCGACCCTCAGCTATAGCTTTCTCAATGCCATGCTGGCAGAGCAGTCTTACCAGACCAATCCGATTTACGCAATTTTGCACGAGTCGATTTATTGTCAGCATAGTGCGTCCAGCTGGTCTGCGCACCGGGTTCGGGATGAGTACCCGCAGTGTACGTATACATCGGGCCAGCCGTTTTGCTTCACTGGCGAAATGGTTTACCCCTGGATGTTTGACCAACTTGACACGCTGAAGCCACTGAAAGCGGCCGCGGAGATCCTGGCTGAGAAATCTGATTGGCCGCAGCTCTACGATCCGACGCAGTTGGCGAACAACCCGGTACCGGTTGCAGCCGCTGTCTATGTGGAAGATATGTATGTCGAGTTTGATTACAGCTGCGATACGCTGCGTCAGTTAGCCAACGCTAAAGCCTGGATGACCAACGAATATGAGCACAACGGGCTGCGCGCCGATGGTGAGCGGATCCTGGATCAGTTGATCTGGCTGGCTGATGAGCAGGAAGCGATCATCGCGCAGCGTCCATAA
- the emrD gene encoding multidrug efflux MFS transporter EmrD — protein MAKLLFLIIILAAAGQMTQTMYVPSIPAMSAYFTVESSYLQAVMAAYLIPYGLSQFIYGPLSDRIGRRPVILMGMTIFLLGTVGALLAPNYDLFLLASFVQGIGTGCGGAMCRTVTRDCYEGDQLHRANSLVSMGVIFSPLIAPVLGGYLSSAFDWHASYVFLLIFGAAITLAMMAWFKETLPTERRRNERVWQSYRYVLSSRRFQGYVLCLVATFAGLAVFEAAAGVLLGSVLKLDPTTVSWLFVVPLPGYLAGSWMSARLMKRLGSARVLFLGMCAVLLGTGTILLPGLAGLVTVNSLIGGAFIYFIGAGVLFPAATTAAIEPFPHHAGTAGAILGGLQNLGAGLATLAASLMRVDDQLSLGMVMAVMALLVAFSLVWVRRGSHQDTPVMA, from the coding sequence ATGGCAAAGCTGTTATTTTTAATAATCATTCTGGCGGCTGCCGGTCAAATGACCCAGACCATGTACGTGCCGTCGATCCCGGCCATGTCAGCCTATTTTACCGTCGAGTCCTCTTACTTGCAGGCGGTGATGGCCGCATATTTGATCCCTTATGGCTTATCGCAGTTTATCTATGGCCCGTTATCTGATCGCATCGGCCGTCGACCGGTGATCCTGATGGGGATGACGATCTTCCTGCTTGGCACCGTGGGGGCCTTGCTGGCGCCGAACTATGACCTGTTTCTATTGGCCAGTTTTGTTCAGGGCATTGGCACCGGTTGTGGTGGTGCTATGTGCCGGACAGTGACCCGAGACTGCTACGAAGGGGACCAATTGCACCGAGCCAACAGCTTGGTGAGCATGGGGGTGATCTTCTCACCATTGATTGCGCCGGTGCTGGGCGGCTATTTATCCTCGGCATTTGACTGGCATGCCAGTTATGTTTTCCTGCTGATTTTCGGCGCGGCGATCACGCTGGCGATGATGGCTTGGTTTAAGGAAACACTACCGACAGAGCGGCGCCGGAACGAGCGGGTGTGGCAAAGCTACCGGTATGTGTTGTCAAGCCGTCGTTTTCAGGGATATGTTTTGTGTCTGGTGGCGACCTTTGCGGGTCTGGCCGTCTTTGAAGCTGCGGCGGGCGTATTGCTCGGCAGTGTGCTCAAGCTGGATCCGACAACGGTGAGCTGGCTGTTTGTCGTGCCACTGCCGGGTTATCTGGCCGGCTCCTGGATGTCAGCTCGGCTGATGAAGCGTCTGGGCAGCGCACGGGTGTTATTTCTGGGAATGTGTGCAGTGCTCCTGGGGACCGGGACGATCTTGCTGCCGGGCCTGGCGGGACTTGTGACGGTGAATTCACTGATTGGTGGTGCCTTTATCTATTTCATCGGAGCCGGTGTCCTGTTTCCGGCGGCGACGACGGCTGCGATTGAACCGTTTCCGCATCATGCCGGAACGGCTGGTGCGATCCTGGGCGGCTTGCAGAACCTGGGGGCCGGGCTGGCAACCTTAGCTGCGTCGCTGATGCGTGTGGATGATCAACTGAGCCTGGGGATGGTGATGGCGGTGATGGCGCTGCTGGTGGCATTTAGTCTGGTTTGGGTGCGTCGTGGCAGTCATCAGGATACGCCGGTGATGGCGTAA